The following proteins are encoded in a genomic region of Leptospira fainei serovar Hurstbridge str. BUT 6:
- a CDS encoding ABC-F family ATP-binding cassette domain-containing protein: MLQFIDIKHRFGSSTLFDKFSWHIKPGSKVALVGPNGSGKSTLFRMAEGDLIPEEGIVSRSKHTEISLFQQIPDFDFEVSVIETALTRHKHYNEYVTRSRDIHTLMDGADHDSPEFSNLLEEQSALEEYAFTYGVHELEAKARKIIGGLGFSNEQMERKVREFSPGYQHRLGLAIAILNPGNLLLLDEPTNHLDHASKEWLAEYLRTTSRSFVLVTHDPEFLNATTDTIAELNPSGVLEFKGTLEEYFEHKNELLEKLRVQFQKEEAYLKKRTEWVERFRAKATKARAVQSVIKKLEKRDKVDAPEDSFWNSKTDYTFNYIPCGNMAFRVEDADFSYDGKKPDIFAGAELHVSTGDKIAVIGPNGAGKSTFLRCILGIHKLTKGFITFGPKTKIGYFSQNHHEDLNPDKSLLETVLAVYPDMSEVEARSLLGYFSFSDDRVYKKVGLLSGGEQSRLRLALLVKFGSNCLFLDEPTNHLDLVVRDNLKRALQAYPGAVLVISHDPEFLKDLCNRTISVSGGKIRDLNTSFADYLRFPPEDLQSEGGINKPQESSLSNESKDKTRSQRNADKNRVKKIQKEIEQIESKIALLEKNKSNSEELLADPQFYKNRSYQLELDNYNQTKLEIGRLTEQWESLQLELEELSAIV, encoded by the coding sequence ATGCTACAGTTTATAGATATCAAGCACAGGTTCGGTAGCTCTACCCTCTTTGATAAGTTTTCATGGCATATTAAACCCGGTTCCAAGGTCGCTCTTGTCGGACCGAACGGTTCCGGAAAATCCACATTGTTCCGAATGGCGGAAGGCGATCTCATTCCGGAAGAAGGAATCGTAAGTAGATCCAAGCATACCGAAATCTCCCTCTTCCAACAGATTCCGGATTTCGATTTCGAAGTGTCCGTCATTGAGACTGCATTAACGCGCCATAAACATTATAACGAATATGTAACTCGTTCCCGCGATATTCATACGCTCATGGACGGCGCAGATCATGATTCTCCTGAATTTAGTAATCTATTGGAAGAGCAAAGCGCTCTGGAAGAATACGCATTCACCTACGGCGTTCACGAGTTGGAAGCAAAAGCCCGCAAAATCATAGGCGGTCTGGGCTTTTCCAACGAACAGATGGAACGTAAGGTGCGGGAATTTTCTCCCGGTTATCAGCATAGACTTGGATTAGCGATCGCGATTTTGAATCCCGGAAACCTTCTTCTTTTGGACGAGCCGACAAATCATTTGGACCATGCGTCCAAAGAATGGCTGGCGGAATATCTGAGAACCACAAGTCGATCTTTTGTTTTGGTTACGCATGATCCTGAATTTTTGAATGCCACCACCGATACGATCGCGGAGTTAAATCCTTCGGGTGTCCTCGAATTTAAAGGGACCTTAGAGGAGTACTTCGAGCATAAAAACGAACTTTTAGAAAAACTTCGCGTGCAATTTCAAAAAGAAGAAGCCTATCTGAAAAAGAGAACGGAATGGGTTGAAAGATTCCGCGCGAAAGCCACTAAAGCAAGGGCAGTTCAAAGCGTTATTAAGAAGCTTGAAAAAAGGGATAAGGTGGATGCCCCGGAAGATTCCTTTTGGAATTCAAAAACGGATTACACTTTCAATTATATTCCGTGCGGCAATATGGCGTTTCGAGTCGAGGATGCGGATTTTTCTTACGACGGTAAAAAACCCGATATCTTCGCAGGAGCCGAATTGCACGTATCAACCGGGGATAAGATCGCAGTTATCGGGCCGAATGGGGCCGGCAAATCCACTTTTTTGAGATGTATATTAGGAATTCATAAATTAACTAAGGGTTTTATAACCTTCGGCCCGAAGACCAAGATCGGATATTTTTCCCAAAATCACCACGAAGATTTGAATCCGGATAAATCGCTTTTGGAAACCGTCCTTGCCGTCTACCCGGATATGTCCGAAGTAGAGGCCAGAAGTCTATTAGGGTATTTTTCGTTTTCGGATGATCGAGTATATAAGAAAGTCGGTTTACTTTCCGGCGGGGAGCAAAGTCGATTGAGATTGGCCTTGCTCGTCAAGTTCGGCTCTAATTGTCTATTTTTGGACGAACCTACGAACCATTTGGATTTGGTTGTCAGAGATAACTTGAAAAGAGCGTTGCAGGCATATCCAGGTGCCGTGCTCGTGATTTCCCACGATCCCGAATTTTTAAAGGATCTCTGCAACCGTACTATTTCCGTATCCGGCGGTAAAATCCGGGATCTGAATACCAGCTTTGCCGATTATCTTAGATTTCCGCCTGAGGATTTGCAGTCGGAGGGCGGTATAAACAAACCTCAAGAATCTTCGCTATCGAACGAATCGAAGGATAAGACCCGCTCACAGAGAAACGCGGATAAAAATCGAGTTAAAAAAATTCAGAAAGAAATCGAACAAATCGAATCGAAAATAGCGCTATTAGAAAAAAATAAATCTAATTCAGAGGAATTATTGGCGGATCCTCAATTTTACAAAAATCGCAGTTACCAATTGGAATTAGACAATTATAATCAAACGAAACTTGAAATCGGCCGTTTAACCGAACAATGGGAAAGTTTACAATTGGAACTGGAAGAACTTTCCGCAATCGTATAA
- a CDS encoding rhodanese-like domain-containing protein: MSPKELKTRLDARKSGGDDFYLLDVRNPNEQEICLIEGTDLLIPVSDLPAHIAELEPWKQSGKDIIVYCRSGGRSGSACAFLKSVGYTKVFNLEGGVLRYSDDVDSSLAKY; encoded by the coding sequence ATGAGTCCAAAAGAGCTGAAAACTAGACTGGATGCTCGCAAATCCGGAGGCGATGATTTTTATCTTTTGGATGTCCGTAATCCGAACGAGCAGGAAATTTGTCTGATAGAAGGAACCGATTTATTAATACCTGTATCCGATCTTCCTGCGCATATAGCGGAGTTAGAGCCGTGGAAACAATCCGGGAAGGATATCATCGTTTATTGCCGATCGGGCGGAAGATCCGGAAGCGCTTGCGCATTTTTGAAATCCGTAGGATATACTAAGGTTTTTAATTTGGAAGGCGGGGTTCTTAGATATTCCGACGACGTAGATTCTTCCTTAGCCAAGTATTAA